The proteins below come from a single Dasypus novemcinctus isolate mDasNov1 chromosome 22, mDasNov1.1.hap2, whole genome shotgun sequence genomic window:
- the LOC101412139 gene encoding LOW QUALITY PROTEIN: saoe class I histocompatibility antigen, A alpha chain-like (The sequence of the model RefSeq protein was modified relative to this genomic sequence to represent the inferred CDS: inserted 1 base in 1 codon; substituted 1 base at 1 genomic stop codon), with product MAPGTLLLLLSGALALTPTRAGPHSLRYFSTIVSRPERGDTHYLAVGYVDDTQGARFDRDAASPRMEPRAPWVEQEGPXYWXEETRIQKDNAQTSRVNLRTLRGYYNQSAAGSHTLLWMYGCYLGPDGRLLRGYYQHAYDGADYLALNEDLRSWTAADTAAQITRRKWEEVGDAEPLRAYLEGECVESLQRYLKSGKETLLRTDPPKTHVTRHPIPDRGVTLRCWALGFYPAEITLTWQRDGEDQTQDMEFVETRPAGDGTFQKWAAVVVPSGEEERYTCQVQHEGLPEPLTLRWA from the exons ATGGCTCCGGGGAccctcctcctgctgctctcGGGGGCCCTGGCCCTGACCCCGACCCGGGCGG GCCCCCACTCCCTCAGGTATTTCAGCACCATCGTGTCCCGGCCCGAGCGCGGGGACACCCACTACCTCGCCGTGGGCTACGTGGACGACACGCAGGGCGCGCGGTTCGACAGAGACGCGGCGAGTCCGAGGATGGAGCCGCGGGCGCCGTGGGTGGAGCAGGAGGGGCCCTAGTACT GGGAGGAGACGCGGATCCAAAAGGACAACGCGCAGACTTCGCGGGTGAACCTGCGGACCCTCCGCGGCTACTACAACCAGAGCGCGGCCG GGTCTCACACCCTCCTGTGGATGTATGGCTGTTACCTGGGCCCCGACGGGCGCCTCCTGCGCGGGTACTATCAACACGCCTACGACGGCGCCGACTACCTCGCCCTCAACGAGGACCTGCGCTCCTGGACGGCGGCGGACACGGCGGCTCAGATCACCCGGCGCaagtgggaggaggtgggggacgCAGAGCCGCTCAGAGCCTACCTGGAGGGGGAGTGTGTGGAGTCGCTGCAGAGATACCTGAAGAGCGGAAAGGAGACGCTGCTGCGCACAG ACCCCCCAAAAACACACGTGACCCGCCACCCCATCCCTGACCGTGGGGTCACCCtgaggtgctgggccctgggcttctACCCGGCGGAGATCACGCTGACCTGGCAGCGGGACGGGGAGGACCAGACCCAGGACATGGAGTTTGTGGAGACCAGGCCTGCGGGGGACGGAACCTTCCAGAAGTGGGCGGCTGTGGTGGTGCcttctggggaggaagagagatacaCATGCCAGGTGCAGCACGAGGGGCTGCCCGAGCCCCTCACCCTGAGATGGG CGTGA